A genomic window from Archaeoglobus profundus DSM 5631 includes:
- the thiC gene encoding phosphomethylpyrimidine synthase translates to METLMEMAKKGDCPEWLKDVAKSEGIEVDKLLRLIARGEVVVPKNVNRELKKPRAIGRFVSTKINANVGTSIDYVNVEEEVEKAIVAQKYGADAIMDLSTAGDLDFIRRKIMEVTEVPFGTVPIYQSARMKKVVVDMDEDDFFKSVEKQAKDGVDFMTIHAGVNRFTLEVLKKSGRLLGIVSRGGAIIVGWMVHNEKENPYYKDFDYLLEILKEYDVTISLGDAFRPGCLHDSDRAKYAEWIVLGELVEKCREKGVQCMVEGPGHMPADQIIPAVKAMKVITRNAPLYLLGPLVTDIALGYDHIAGAMGALVAGLAGADFICYLTPAEHLALPTVEDVKEGVIVTKIAAHAIDLVKEGVRERAMKVDYEMSLARKNFDWDRQFELAIDPEKAKKIWERRKSQFACSMCGDLCAIKLAQKALERNVFNPNHGQSEG, encoded by the coding sequence ATGGAAACGCTCATGGAGATGGCGAAGAAAGGTGATTGTCCAGAATGGTTGAAGGATGTTGCAAAATCGGAAGGAATTGAAGTTGATAAACTTCTCAGGCTCATTGCTAGGGGAGAAGTTGTAGTTCCCAAGAACGTCAATAGAGAGTTGAAGAAGCCTAGGGCTATAGGTAGGTTTGTTAGCACAAAAATCAATGCAAACGTTGGAACTTCAATAGACTACGTCAATGTTGAGGAGGAGGTTGAAAAGGCGATAGTAGCTCAGAAGTATGGTGCAGATGCCATAATGGATCTGTCCACCGCAGGAGATTTGGACTTTATCAGGAGAAAGATAATGGAGGTTACGGAAGTCCCCTTCGGAACTGTCCCTATATATCAGTCCGCTAGGATGAAGAAAGTAGTTGTGGATATGGATGAAGACGACTTCTTCAAATCCGTTGAGAAGCAGGCTAAGGACGGAGTAGACTTCATGACAATTCATGCGGGAGTTAACAGATTCACACTTGAAGTTTTAAAGAAGAGTGGTAGGCTTTTGGGTATTGTTAGTAGGGGAGGAGCGATAATAGTGGGCTGGATGGTCCACAATGAGAAAGAGAATCCATATTATAAAGATTTCGACTACCTACTCGAAATTTTGAAGGAGTACGACGTCACGATAAGTTTGGGTGATGCATTCAGGCCGGGATGTCTTCACGATTCAGACAGAGCGAAATACGCTGAGTGGATAGTTTTAGGTGAACTCGTTGAAAAGTGCAGAGAAAAAGGTGTTCAATGCATGGTAGAAGGCCCGGGACACATGCCTGCAGATCAGATAATACCCGCTGTAAAGGCTATGAAGGTTATAACAAGGAACGCGCCACTCTACCTCTTAGGGCCTCTCGTAACGGATATAGCTCTGGGTTACGATCATATCGCTGGAGCAATGGGTGCTTTGGTTGCTGGCTTAGCCGGTGCGGATTTTATCTGCTATTTAACTCCAGCCGAGCATTTGGCGTTGCCGACTGTTGAAGATGTAAAAGAAGGTGTCATAGTTACAAAGATTGCCGCACATGCAATCGACTTGGTAAAGGAGGGTGTTAGGGAAAGGGCTATGAAGGTCGATTATGAGATGTCTTTGGCAAGAAAGAATTTTGATTGGGATAGACAGTTCGAGTTGGCCATAGATCCTGAAAAAGCTAAAAAAATCTGGGAGAGAAGGAAATCACAGTTTGCATGTTCGATGTGCGGAGATTTGTGTGCGATAAAACTTGCCCAGAAAGCTTTGGAGCGTAACGTATTTA
- a CDS encoding transcriptional regulator, which yields MVSVDEILTSLAKAKGYTILRALKEPKTWIELEKIAKGDKSSVSRRIDEFIKLGLAKPILLENSPKGSKAYVLTEFGMFILKKLEEIERYLERLEK from the coding sequence ATGGTATCAGTTGATGAAATTCTGACTTCACTTGCAAAAGCTAAAGGATACACCATACTTCGTGCCCTCAAAGAGCCTAAGACTTGGATTGAACTCGAAAAGATTGCCAAAGGTGACAAAAGTTCTGTAAGCCGACGAATTGATGAATTCATTAAACTTGGACTTGCGAAACCAATTCTTCTCGAAAATTCTCCAAAAGGATCTAAAGCATATGTTTTAACAGAATTTGGCATGTTTATATTAAAGAAGCTTGAAGAGATTGAGAGATATTTAGAGCGCTTAGAGAAGTAA